One window from the genome of Magnolia sinica isolate HGM2019 chromosome 4, MsV1, whole genome shotgun sequence encodes:
- the LOC131243388 gene encoding SH3 domain-containing protein 2 isoform X2 has translation MERFREIRKKAVLKQFGGGGYGGSDGVVTDEAELQQHQKLEKLYISTRAGKHFQRDIVRGVEGFIVTGSKQVEIGTKLSEDSRKYGVENTCTSGNTLSKAALSYGRARSQMEKERGNLLKALGTQVAEPLRAMVLGAPLEDARHLAQRYDRMRQEAEAQAIEVSKRQMKARESMGNPDNTSKLEAAEMKLQELKSNMAVLGKEAVASMSAVEAQQQRLTLQRLVAMVDSERTYHQRILQILDQLEAEMVSERQRIEASPSPVAESPVAPPPSYEEVNGVFASQTYDGSTDRMGYFLGEVMHSYQAESDVELNLSVGDYVVVRKMSHSFSASSSICSFCHQVSNNGWAEGECKGKAGWFPFVYVERRERVLASKMAEVY, from the exons GCTGTTCTCAAGCAATTTGGCGGTGGTGGATATGGAGGTTCAGATGGCGTAGTTACTGATGAAGCAGAACTTCAGCAACATCAAAAACTTGAGAAACTATACATATCCACGCGTGCTGGCAAG CATTTCCAAAGGGATATTGTTCGTGGTGTGGAAGGTTTTATTGTTACTGGGTCCAAACAAGTTGAAATTG GCACCAAATTGTCTGAAGATAGTCGGAAGTATGGCGTTGAAAATACCTGTACCAGTGGTAATACACTATCAAAAGCTGCACTTAGTTATGGACGAGCTCGTTCTCAAATGGAAAAGGAACGTGGGAATCTACTGAAAGCTCTTGGGACACAG GTTGCAGAGCCATTAAGAGCCATGGTATTGGGAGCTCCACTAGAGGATGCTCGGCATCTTGCTCAGCGCTATGATAGGATGCGACAAGAAGCTGAAGCTCAG GCTATTGAAGTCTCCAAACGCCAAATGAAAGCAAGGGAATCTATGGGCAATCCTGACAATACTTCAAAACTGGAAGCTGCTGAAATGAAGCTGCAAGAGCTGAAGTCAAACATGGCAGTTCTGGGCAAGGAAGCTGTTGCATCAATGTCTGCTGTGGAAGCTCAGCAACAACGGTTAACACTCCAACGGCTTGTTGCCATG GTTGACTCAGAACGTACATATCACCAGAGAATCCTACAAATCCTTGATCAGCTGGAAGCAGAG ATGGTATCAGAACGTCAACGAATTGAAGCTTCTCCGAGCCCAGTTGCGGAAAGCCCTGTGGCACCACCTCCATCCTATGAAGAAGTTAATGGTGTATTTGCTTCTCAAACATATGATGGGTCAACTGACCGCATGGGATACTTCTTAGGAGAG GTTATGCATTCATATCAAGCTGAGTCGGATGTGGAGCTGAACTTATCAGTTGGTGACTATGTTGTGGTCAGAAAG ATGTCCCATAGCTTCTCCGCCTCTTCCTCAATCTGTTCATTTTGTCACCAGGTGTCCAACAATGGCTGGGCAGAAGGCGAATGCAAGGGGAAAGCTGGTTGGTTCCCTTTCGTATACGTTGAGAGACGGGAGCGCGTCCTTGCAAGCAAGATGGCGGAAGTCTATTGA
- the LOC131243388 gene encoding SH3 domain-containing protein 2 isoform X3: MDAIRKQATKLREQVAKQQQAVLKQFGGGGYGGSDGVVTDEAELQQHQKLEKLYISTRAGKHFQRDIVRGVEGFIVTGSKQVEIGTKLSEDSRKYGVENTCTSGNTLSKAALSYGRARSQMEKERGNLLKALGTQVAEPLRAMVLGAPLEDARHLAQRYDRMRQEAEAQAIEVSKRQMKARESMGNPDNTSKLEAAEMKLQELKSNMAVLGKEAVASMSAVEAQQQRLTLQRLVAMVDSERTYHQRILQILDQLEAEMVSERQRIEASPSPVAESPVAPPPSYEEVNGVFASQTYDGSTDRMGYFLGEVMHSYQAESDVELNLSVGDYVVVRKVSNNGWAEGECKGKAGWFPFVYVERRERVLASKMAEVY, encoded by the exons GCTGTTCTCAAGCAATTTGGCGGTGGTGGATATGGAGGTTCAGATGGCGTAGTTACTGATGAAGCAGAACTTCAGCAACATCAAAAACTTGAGAAACTATACATATCCACGCGTGCTGGCAAG CATTTCCAAAGGGATATTGTTCGTGGTGTGGAAGGTTTTATTGTTACTGGGTCCAAACAAGTTGAAATTG GCACCAAATTGTCTGAAGATAGTCGGAAGTATGGCGTTGAAAATACCTGTACCAGTGGTAATACACTATCAAAAGCTGCACTTAGTTATGGACGAGCTCGTTCTCAAATGGAAAAGGAACGTGGGAATCTACTGAAAGCTCTTGGGACACAG GTTGCAGAGCCATTAAGAGCCATGGTATTGGGAGCTCCACTAGAGGATGCTCGGCATCTTGCTCAGCGCTATGATAGGATGCGACAAGAAGCTGAAGCTCAG GCTATTGAAGTCTCCAAACGCCAAATGAAAGCAAGGGAATCTATGGGCAATCCTGACAATACTTCAAAACTGGAAGCTGCTGAAATGAAGCTGCAAGAGCTGAAGTCAAACATGGCAGTTCTGGGCAAGGAAGCTGTTGCATCAATGTCTGCTGTGGAAGCTCAGCAACAACGGTTAACACTCCAACGGCTTGTTGCCATG GTTGACTCAGAACGTACATATCACCAGAGAATCCTACAAATCCTTGATCAGCTGGAAGCAGAG ATGGTATCAGAACGTCAACGAATTGAAGCTTCTCCGAGCCCAGTTGCGGAAAGCCCTGTGGCACCACCTCCATCCTATGAAGAAGTTAATGGTGTATTTGCTTCTCAAACATATGATGGGTCAACTGACCGCATGGGATACTTCTTAGGAGAG GTTATGCATTCATATCAAGCTGAGTCGGATGTGGAGCTGAACTTATCAGTTGGTGACTATGTTGTGGTCAGAAAG GTGTCCAACAATGGCTGGGCAGAAGGCGAATGCAAGGGGAAAGCTGGTTGGTTCCCTTTCGTATACGTTGAGAGACGGGAGCGCGTCCTTGCAAGCAAGATGGCGGAAGTCTATTGA
- the LOC131244216 gene encoding uncharacterized protein LOC131244216, with protein sequence MGMEIFSWKLLHGVVPADVNIQAKGIYLSSRCNCCSESPNRIPHLQALYVAGRWNQWWPAPTQVCSSKSNRRLAPLIIFWEIWKARNACHFDGTPVLVPAAIGQISWWLSRISSAQSKLPNKGLCSSSGNYFAGGQSKLRAQRHCRFQFVRWVVPSSGWFKLNIDGSSCGNPGLSGGGGLCRNDSGALIFAFYVGYGMGSNNRAELRAVRDSLSLCRSFGLSTVEVETDSKLVANMLNGRSHPSWIWNPWLKRIKNFKRLGTFVFIVIPREGNAPADSLACSGRDL encoded by the exons ATGGGGATGGAGATATTTTCCTGGAAGCTCCTTCATGGAGTAGTACCTGCTGATGTAAATATCCAGGCCAAAGGGATTTATCTATCCTCTCGGTGCAACTGCTGTAGCGAATCTCCTAACA GGATTCCGCATCTGCAGGCCCTCTACGTTGCTGGAAGATGGAACCAATGGTGGCCGGCCCCAACCCAGGTTTGCAGCTCGAAATCCAATCGCAGGCTGGCCCCTTTGATCATtttttgggagatttggaaagcACGCAATGCTTGTCATTTCGATGGCACCCCGGTCTTAGTCCCTGCCGCCATAGGCCAAATTTCTTGGTGGCTGTCCAGAATCTCTAGTGCCCAGAGCAAGCTCCCAAACAAAGGTCTTTGCAGCAGCAGTGGTAACTATTTTGCAGGTGGCCAGTCCAAACTGAGAGCCCAGAGGCACTGCAGATTCCAATTTGTGCGATGGGTGGTACCGTCTTCGGGCTGGTTTAAGCTGAACATAGATGGCTCATCTTGCGGGAACCCCGGGCTCTCAGGCGGAGGGGGGCTATGCAGAAATGATAGCGGTGCTCTCATCTTTGCTTTCTATGTTGGATATGGTATGGGTTCTAACAACAGAGCAGAATTAAGAGCGGTTCGTGACAGTCTTTCTCTTTGTAGATCCTTTGGGCTAAGTACGGTGGAGGTGGAAACAGATTCAAAATTGGTGGCAAATATGCTTAATGGTAGATCCCACCCATCCTGGATCTGGAACCCTTGGTTGAAAAGGATAAAAAATTTTAAGCGGTTGGGCACCTTTGTGTTTATTGTTATCCCAAGAGAGGGGAATGCTCCAGCGGATAGCTTGGCATGCTCGGGCAGGGATCTCTAG
- the LOC131243388 gene encoding SH3 domain-containing protein 2 isoform X1 produces the protein MDAIRKQATKLREQVAKQQQAVLKQFGGGGYGGSDGVVTDEAELQQHQKLEKLYISTRAGKHFQRDIVRGVEGFIVTGSKQVEIGTKLSEDSRKYGVENTCTSGNTLSKAALSYGRARSQMEKERGNLLKALGTQVAEPLRAMVLGAPLEDARHLAQRYDRMRQEAEAQAIEVSKRQMKARESMGNPDNTSKLEAAEMKLQELKSNMAVLGKEAVASMSAVEAQQQRLTLQRLVAMVDSERTYHQRILQILDQLEAEMVSERQRIEASPSPVAESPVAPPPSYEEVNGVFASQTYDGSTDRMGYFLGEVMHSYQAESDVELNLSVGDYVVVRKMSHSFSASSSICSFCHQVSNNGWAEGECKGKAGWFPFVYVERRERVLASKMAEVY, from the exons GCTGTTCTCAAGCAATTTGGCGGTGGTGGATATGGAGGTTCAGATGGCGTAGTTACTGATGAAGCAGAACTTCAGCAACATCAAAAACTTGAGAAACTATACATATCCACGCGTGCTGGCAAG CATTTCCAAAGGGATATTGTTCGTGGTGTGGAAGGTTTTATTGTTACTGGGTCCAAACAAGTTGAAATTG GCACCAAATTGTCTGAAGATAGTCGGAAGTATGGCGTTGAAAATACCTGTACCAGTGGTAATACACTATCAAAAGCTGCACTTAGTTATGGACGAGCTCGTTCTCAAATGGAAAAGGAACGTGGGAATCTACTGAAAGCTCTTGGGACACAG GTTGCAGAGCCATTAAGAGCCATGGTATTGGGAGCTCCACTAGAGGATGCTCGGCATCTTGCTCAGCGCTATGATAGGATGCGACAAGAAGCTGAAGCTCAG GCTATTGAAGTCTCCAAACGCCAAATGAAAGCAAGGGAATCTATGGGCAATCCTGACAATACTTCAAAACTGGAAGCTGCTGAAATGAAGCTGCAAGAGCTGAAGTCAAACATGGCAGTTCTGGGCAAGGAAGCTGTTGCATCAATGTCTGCTGTGGAAGCTCAGCAACAACGGTTAACACTCCAACGGCTTGTTGCCATG GTTGACTCAGAACGTACATATCACCAGAGAATCCTACAAATCCTTGATCAGCTGGAAGCAGAG ATGGTATCAGAACGTCAACGAATTGAAGCTTCTCCGAGCCCAGTTGCGGAAAGCCCTGTGGCACCACCTCCATCCTATGAAGAAGTTAATGGTGTATTTGCTTCTCAAACATATGATGGGTCAACTGACCGCATGGGATACTTCTTAGGAGAG GTTATGCATTCATATCAAGCTGAGTCGGATGTGGAGCTGAACTTATCAGTTGGTGACTATGTTGTGGTCAGAAAG ATGTCCCATAGCTTCTCCGCCTCTTCCTCAATCTGTTCATTTTGTCACCAGGTGTCCAACAATGGCTGGGCAGAAGGCGAATGCAAGGGGAAAGCTGGTTGGTTCCCTTTCGTATACGTTGAGAGACGGGAGCGCGTCCTTGCAAGCAAGATGGCGGAAGTCTATTGA